A DNA window from Rhodococcus sp. Z13 contains the following coding sequences:
- the hemB gene encoding porphobilinogen synthase — MFPEIRPRRLRSTPAIRRLVAETSLEPRHLVLPMFVADGLSEPREIASMPGVYQHTADSLKKAAAEAVAAGVGGLMLFGVPRPEDKDAEGSAASDPEGVLNRALRSLRSELGDSTVLMADTCLDEFTDHGHCGVLTDTGAVDNDATLERYAAMAVAQAEAGAHLLGPSGMMDGQIGHIRAALDEAGHTEVGQLAYAAKYASAFYGPFRDAVGSSLQGDRRTYQQDPANRRESLHEVDLDLAEGADMVMVKPAMSYLDVLREVADRSPVPVAAYQISGEYSMITAAAQKGWIDRDAAILESLTSIRRAGADIVLTYWAAEVASRLS, encoded by the coding sequence ATGTTCCCCGAGATCCGTCCCCGCCGACTCCGCAGCACCCCCGCGATCCGGCGGCTGGTGGCGGAGACCTCCCTCGAGCCGCGGCATCTCGTGCTGCCGATGTTCGTGGCCGACGGCCTGAGCGAGCCGCGTGAGATCGCGTCGATGCCCGGCGTCTACCAGCACACCGCCGACTCCCTGAAGAAGGCCGCGGCCGAGGCGGTCGCCGCCGGTGTCGGGGGCCTGATGCTCTTCGGTGTGCCGCGCCCCGAGGACAAGGACGCCGAGGGTTCCGCCGCGAGCGACCCCGAGGGTGTGCTCAACCGCGCTCTGCGGTCGCTGCGCAGCGAACTCGGCGACTCCACGGTCCTCATGGCCGACACCTGCCTCGACGAGTTCACCGATCACGGGCACTGCGGCGTGCTCACCGACACCGGGGCCGTCGACAACGACGCGACGCTCGAGCGCTACGCGGCGATGGCCGTCGCGCAGGCCGAGGCCGGCGCCCACCTGCTCGGCCCGAGCGGGATGATGGACGGCCAGATCGGCCACATCCGTGCCGCGCTCGACGAGGCAGGCCACACCGAGGTCGGGCAGCTCGCCTATGCCGCGAAGTACGCCTCGGCCTTCTACGGTCCCTTCCGCGACGCCGTCGGCTCGTCCCTCCAGGGCGATCGCCGCACCTACCAGCAGGATCCGGCGAACCGCCGGGAGTCGCTGCACGAGGTGGACCTCGACCTCGCCGAGGGCGCCGACATGGTGATGGTCAAGCCGGCGATGTCCTATCTCGACGTGCTGCGCGAGGTCGCGGACCGGTCCCCGGTGCCGGTGGCCGCCTACCAGATCTCCGGTGAGTACTCGATGATCACCGCCGCCGCGCAGAAGGGCTGGATCGACCGCGACGCCGCGATCCTCGAGTCCCTCACGAGCATCCGCCGGGCCGGCGCCGACATCGTCCTGACCTACTGGGCCGCCGAGGTCGCGAGCAGGCTGTCATGA
- a CDS encoding glutamyl-tRNA reductase, with the protein MSVLLVGISHRSAPVPVLEKVAVADTDRPKLTDKMLASDRISEAMIVSTCNRVEIYAVVDAFHGALATVSELLAEHSGLPVTDLHKHAYVRYSEAAVEHLFSVASGLDSMVVGEQQILGQIRTAYAAADAQQAAGRTLHELAQQALRVGKRVHSETGIDAAGASVVSVALDKAAAFLGEDGLRGRTAAVIGAGAMGGLAVAHLTRAGVESIVVANRTRERAERLAETARGNGVDADVVAFDDLASALARADVAVTCTGAVGTVVTLADAHLALAQPGRGDRPLAICDLGLPRDVDTTVAGLPGVRVFDMESLQRDPSAGAAANDADAARKIVAEELAQYLTAQRLAEITPTVTALRQRAAEVVEGELLRLESRLPDLEDGQRDEVARTVRRVVDKLLHAPTVRVKQLASTPGGDQYAEALRELFELRPGSVEAVATPTKELKSLTDPTLSADLSAALDPAVTTELQASRKDGKA; encoded by the coding sequence GTGAGTGTTCTCCTCGTCGGGATTTCGCATAGGAGCGCACCGGTCCCGGTGCTCGAGAAGGTGGCCGTCGCCGACACCGACCGCCCCAAGCTCACCGACAAGATGCTGGCATCGGACCGGATCTCCGAGGCCATGATCGTCTCCACCTGCAACCGGGTGGAGATCTACGCCGTCGTCGACGCCTTCCACGGAGCCCTCGCCACGGTGAGCGAACTGCTCGCCGAGCACTCCGGTCTGCCCGTCACCGACCTGCACAAGCATGCCTACGTGCGGTACAGCGAAGCCGCCGTCGAGCACCTGTTCTCCGTCGCGAGCGGTCTCGACTCCATGGTGGTCGGCGAGCAGCAGATCCTCGGCCAGATCCGCACCGCCTACGCCGCCGCCGATGCCCAGCAGGCCGCCGGCCGCACCCTGCACGAACTCGCGCAGCAGGCGCTGCGGGTGGGCAAGCGGGTGCACTCCGAGACCGGCATCGACGCCGCCGGCGCCTCGGTCGTGTCCGTCGCCCTCGACAAGGCCGCCGCCTTCCTCGGTGAGGACGGTCTGCGCGGCCGCACCGCCGCGGTCATCGGTGCCGGTGCGATGGGCGGCCTGGCCGTCGCGCACCTGACCCGCGCCGGTGTGGAGTCGATCGTCGTCGCCAACCGCACCCGCGAACGCGCCGAGCGTCTCGCCGAGACCGCCCGCGGCAACGGGGTGGACGCCGATGTCGTCGCCTTCGACGACCTCGCGAGCGCTCTCGCCCGCGCCGACGTCGCCGTCACCTGCACCGGTGCGGTGGGCACCGTCGTCACCCTCGCCGACGCCCACCTGGCGCTCGCCCAGCCCGGCCGCGGCGACCGTCCACTCGCCATCTGCGATCTCGGCCTGCCCCGCGACGTCGACACCACCGTCGCCGGACTGCCCGGCGTGCGGGTGTTCGACATGGAGTCGCTGCAGCGCGATCCCTCCGCCGGAGCCGCCGCCAACGACGCCGACGCCGCCCGCAAGATCGTCGCCGAGGAACTCGCCCAGTACCTCACCGCGCAGCGGCTCGCGGAGATCACCCCGACCGTCACGGCGCTGCGTCAGCGCGCCGCCGAGGTCGTGGAGGGTGAACTCCTGCGCCTCGAATCACGGCTGCCCGATCTCGAGGACGGCCAGCGCGACGAGGTCGCCCGGACCGTCCGGCGCGTCGTCGACAAGCTCCTCCACGCCCCTACGGTGCGGGTCAAGCAGCTCGCCTCCACCCCGGGCGGCGACCAGTACGCCGAGGCGCTGCGGGAGCTGTTCGAACTGCGGCCGGGTTCGGTCGAGGCCGTCGCGACGCCCACCAAGGAACTGAAGTCGCTGACCGACCCGACCCTGTCGGCGGACCTGTCCGCCGCCCTCGACCCTGCCGTGACCACGGAGTTGCAGGCTTCACGAAAGGACGGCAAGGCATGA
- a CDS encoding bifunctional uroporphyrinogen-III C-methyltransferase/uroporphyrinogen-III synthase has translation MSRVRKHNPGRILFVGSGPGDPALLTVRARDVLAGATIAFTDPDVDKGVVALVGVDHGTDPETGEPVAEVRPALGEPAEVAKTLVAEAKTGRDVVRLVAGDPLTTDSVIAEVNAVARTQVVFEVLPGLPAGSAVPSYAGMALGSCHTEVDVRGEVDWAALAAAPGPLVLHATAGHLAETASALVEHGLAPQTPAAITVRGTTRQQRTVEATLATLNDAGSELVGPLVVTVGKVVSHRNKMSWWESRALYGWTVLVPRTKEQAGEMSERLVTHGAIPMEVPTIAVEPPRSPAQMERAVKGLVDGRYQWVVFTSTNAVRAVWEKFEAFGLDARAFSGVKIACVGEATAAKVRSFGIIPELVPKGEQSSEGLLAEFAPYDDVFDPVNRVLLPRADIATETLAEGLRERGWEIDDVTAYRTVRAAPPPAATREMIKTGGFDAVCFTSSSTVRNLVGIAGKPHARTIVACIGPKTAETAIEFGLRVDVQPETAQVGPLVDALAEHAARLRAEGALPPPRKKSRARR, from the coding sequence ATGAGCCGAGTCCGTAAGCACAACCCCGGGCGGATCCTGTTCGTGGGATCGGGTCCGGGAGATCCGGCGCTGCTCACCGTGCGCGCACGCGACGTGCTGGCGGGTGCCACGATCGCCTTCACCGACCCCGACGTCGACAAGGGCGTCGTCGCCCTCGTCGGTGTCGACCACGGCACCGACCCGGAGACCGGGGAACCCGTCGCCGAGGTCCGGCCGGCTCTCGGTGAACCGGCCGAGGTCGCGAAAACTCTTGTCGCGGAAGCGAAGACGGGGCGCGACGTGGTGCGTCTGGTGGCCGGCGACCCGCTGACCACCGACTCGGTCATCGCCGAGGTCAACGCCGTCGCCCGCACCCAGGTTGTCTTCGAGGTCCTCCCGGGGCTGCCCGCCGGCTCGGCGGTGCCGAGCTACGCCGGGATGGCGCTGGGCTCGTGCCACACCGAGGTCGACGTGCGCGGAGAGGTCGACTGGGCCGCACTCGCCGCTGCCCCCGGACCTCTCGTGCTGCACGCCACCGCCGGTCACCTCGCCGAAACCGCCAGTGCCCTCGTCGAACACGGCCTCGCGCCGCAGACCCCCGCGGCGATCACCGTGCGCGGCACCACCCGTCAGCAGCGCACCGTCGAGGCGACCCTCGCGACCCTCAACGACGCCGGCTCCGAACTCGTCGGACCGCTCGTCGTCACCGTCGGCAAGGTGGTCTCGCACCGCAACAAGATGTCCTGGTGGGAGTCCCGCGCCCTCTACGGCTGGACGGTGCTCGTGCCCCGCACCAAGGAGCAGGCGGGCGAGATGAGCGAACGGCTCGTCACGCACGGCGCCATCCCGATGGAGGTCCCGACCATCGCCGTCGAGCCGCCCCGCAGCCCCGCCCAGATGGAGCGTGCGGTCAAGGGCCTGGTCGACGGCCGCTACCAGTGGGTGGTGTTCACCTCCACCAACGCCGTGCGCGCCGTGTGGGAGAAGTTCGAGGCCTTCGGCCTGGACGCCCGCGCCTTCTCCGGCGTGAAGATCGCCTGCGTCGGTGAGGCCACCGCCGCGAAGGTGCGCTCGTTCGGCATCATCCCCGAGCTCGTCCCCAAGGGCGAGCAGTCCAGCGAGGGCCTGCTCGCCGAGTTCGCGCCCTACGACGACGTCTTCGACCCGGTCAACCGCGTGCTGCTGCCGCGCGCCGACATCGCCACCGAGACCCTCGCCGAGGGGCTGCGCGAACGCGGCTGGGAGATCGACGACGTCACCGCCTACCGCACCGTCCGTGCCGCTCCGCCGCCGGCCGCGACCCGCGAGATGATCAAGACCGGTGGGTTCGACGCGGTGTGCTTCACCTCGTCGTCGACGGTCCGCAATCTCGTGGGTATCGCCGGCAAGCCGCACGCCCGCACCATCGTCGCGTGCATCGGCCCGAAGACGGCCGAGACCGCGATCGAGTTCGGTCTGCGGGTGGACGTGCAGCCGGAGACCGCGCAGGTCGGTCCGCTGGTCGATGCGCTCGCCGAGCACGCCGCCCGGCTCCGGGCCGAGGGCGCCCTGCCCCCGCCGCGGAAGAAGTCGCGCGCTCGCCGTTGA
- a CDS encoding HAD family hydrolase: MGETWARIIRPGRRLLSRKFGPSEEEVRANLAGEASADAALALQESRSQEAGPEPEPSPETEPVPRDLTAAAFFDVDNTMVQGASIIHFARGLVARDYFDKSDLFEFAWQQIKFRLTGKENMNDVASGRDKALSFVQGRSTEELRRLGEEIYDEIIADKIWPGTRALAQMHLDAGQQVWLVTATPVELADVIARRLGLTGALGTVAESKNGVFTGRLVGDILHGLGKAHAIRALAIREGLNLKRCTAYSDSHNDLPMLSVVGTAVAINPDPDLRQVARTRGWEIRDFRTARKAAKVGVPTAIGLGAAGGAVAVLVGRRKDRAA; encoded by the coding sequence ATGGGTGAGACATGGGCGCGCATCATCCGGCCCGGACGTCGACTGCTGTCCCGCAAGTTCGGGCCGAGCGAGGAAGAGGTCCGCGCCAACCTCGCGGGTGAGGCGAGCGCCGACGCCGCCCTGGCCCTGCAGGAATCCCGCAGCCAGGAGGCCGGCCCCGAACCCGAGCCCTCCCCCGAGACCGAGCCGGTCCCCCGCGACCTGACCGCGGCGGCGTTCTTCGACGTCGACAACACGATGGTGCAGGGCGCGTCGATCATCCACTTCGCCCGCGGTCTCGTCGCCCGCGACTACTTCGACAAGTCCGACCTGTTCGAGTTCGCCTGGCAGCAGATCAAGTTCCGGCTGACCGGCAAGGAGAACATGAACGACGTGGCCTCCGGCCGCGACAAGGCGTTGTCGTTCGTGCAGGGCCGCTCCACCGAGGAACTGCGCCGGCTCGGCGAGGAGATCTACGACGAGATCATCGCCGACAAGATCTGGCCGGGCACCCGTGCCCTCGCCCAGATGCACCTCGACGCCGGCCAGCAGGTGTGGCTCGTCACCGCCACCCCGGTCGAACTGGCCGACGTCATCGCCCGGCGGCTCGGCCTGACGGGCGCGCTCGGCACCGTGGCGGAGTCGAAGAACGGGGTGTTCACCGGCCGGCTGGTCGGCGACATCCTGCACGGTCTGGGCAAGGCGCACGCCATCCGGGCGCTCGCGATCCGCGAGGGCCTGAACCTCAAGCGGTGCACCGCCTACTCCGACAGCCACAACGACCTGCCGATGCTGTCGGTGGTGGGCACCGCCGTGGCGATCAATCCCGATCCCGACCTGCGGCAGGTCGCGCGGACCCGCGGCTGGGAGATCCGCGACTTCCGCACGGCCCGCAAGGCCGCGAAGGTCGGGGTGCCGACGGCCATCGGTCTCGGCGCCGCCGGTGGTGCGGTGGCGGTCCTGGTGGGGCGCCGCAAGGACCGCGCGGCCTGA
- a CDS encoding redox-sensing transcriptional repressor Rex, giving the protein MTQLHPPQGDDARGTAGSGGGATPAVPVRDIPQATVTRLATYLRVLGAFAESGTLIVSSEELAAAAGVGSAKLRKDLSFLGPNGVRGVGYDVVRLQSRIEAALGLDRGHRVVLVGVGNLGRALARYPGFDRRGFTMAGLFDSRPEVVGTRVGDLVVRHVDDLEVDARELGATIGVVATPEEAAQQVCDRLVRSGVRSILSFAPVELEVPEHVEIRRVDLSVEMQVLSFNSARNDELVRAAASDDVRPAAGDVRPAGLPRVSTRSSARRTTTGKAGPMGSAATRNGSVIAP; this is encoded by the coding sequence GTGACGCAGTTGCACCCACCGCAGGGCGATGATGCCCGCGGCACCGCCGGGTCCGGCGGGGGTGCCACTCCCGCCGTGCCGGTGCGCGATATCCCACAGGCTACTGTGACGCGTCTCGCCACCTATCTCCGGGTCCTCGGAGCGTTCGCGGAATCCGGAACCCTCATCGTCTCGAGCGAGGAACTCGCTGCTGCAGCCGGGGTCGGATCGGCCAAGCTCCGCAAGGATCTGTCCTTCCTCGGACCCAACGGTGTGCGTGGCGTCGGCTACGACGTGGTGCGGCTGCAGTCCCGCATCGAAGCCGCCCTCGGCCTCGACCGCGGCCACCGCGTCGTGCTGGTCGGCGTCGGCAATCTCGGCCGTGCCCTCGCCCGTTATCCCGGCTTCGACCGGCGCGGCTTCACCATGGCCGGTCTGTTCGACTCCCGCCCCGAGGTCGTGGGCACCCGCGTCGGCGACCTGGTGGTGCGCCACGTCGACGATCTCGAGGTCGACGCCCGCGAACTCGGCGCGACCATCGGTGTCGTCGCCACCCCCGAGGAAGCCGCCCAGCAGGTGTGCGACCGGCTGGTGCGCTCCGGGGTGCGCAGCATCCTCTCCTTCGCGCCGGTCGAACTCGAGGTGCCCGAGCACGTCGAGATCCGCCGCGTCGATCTGTCCGTCGAGATGCAGGTCCTGTCGTTCAACAGCGCCCGCAACGACGAGCTGGTCCGCGCCGCGGCCTCCGATGATGTCCGTCCCGCTGCCGGCGACGTACGCCCTGCCGGCCTCCCGCGGGTCTCCACGCGCAGTTCTGCCCGGCGTACCACAACAGGAAAGGCGGGTCCGATGGGCTCGGCCGCGACCAGAAACGGATCGGTGATCGCGCCGTGA
- a CDS encoding glutaredoxin family protein: MTEHRSPAADDSANRHSLTLLVRAGCGACAPARERLEAIGAEFGVEVTCIDVDVAAATDPELRAEYGDRLPVVLLDGREHSYWEVDEPRLRADLAR; encoded by the coding sequence ATGACCGAGCATCGTTCCCCCGCCGCGGACGACTCCGCGAACCGCCACAGCCTCACCCTTCTCGTGCGCGCCGGCTGCGGTGCGTGCGCCCCGGCCCGCGAGCGGCTCGAGGCGATCGGCGCCGAGTTCGGGGTGGAGGTCACCTGCATCGACGTGGATGTCGCTGCCGCAACCGATCCCGAACTGAGGGCCGAATACGGCGACCGTCTGCCCGTCGTCCTGCTCGACGGACGCGAGCACAGCTACTGGGAGGTGGACGAGCCCCGGCTGCGCGCCGATCTCGCCCGCTGA
- the hemC gene encoding hydroxymethylbilane synthase, with translation MSTEAASATRTDTARQDRPLRIGTRGSVLATTQAGTVRDALIAAGHPAELVVITTKGDVTPGPVQRIGVGVFTAELREALLAGEVDVAVHSYKDLPTFQDPRMVIAAVPEREDPRDALVARDGMVLGELPPGSKVGTSAPRRRAQLAALGLGLQIEPLRGNIDTRLGKVESGELDAIVIARAGLSRIGRTDRITETLDPVQMLPAPSQGALAVECRADDTELIELLSELDHAPSRAAVVAERSLLAELEAGCTAPVGAIAEVVESLDDDGRVIEELSVRGCAAALDGSDVLRASAVGAPEQAEELGRRVARELLDLGARELMVSHGVVLEQEPADD, from the coding sequence ATGAGCACCGAGGCCGCATCGGCTACTCGGACCGACACCGCACGGCAGGACCGCCCCCTGCGGATCGGGACCCGGGGCAGTGTGCTCGCCACCACTCAGGCCGGCACCGTGCGCGACGCGCTCATCGCCGCCGGGCATCCCGCCGAGCTCGTCGTCATCACCACCAAGGGCGACGTCACCCCCGGACCTGTCCAGCGGATCGGCGTCGGCGTGTTCACCGCCGAGCTGCGCGAGGCCCTGCTCGCCGGTGAGGTCGACGTCGCGGTGCACTCCTACAAGGACCTGCCCACCTTCCAGGACCCGCGCATGGTGATCGCGGCCGTGCCCGAACGTGAGGATCCGCGCGACGCGCTCGTCGCCCGCGACGGCATGGTGCTCGGCGAACTGCCGCCCGGCTCGAAGGTCGGTACCTCCGCGCCGCGCCGCCGCGCGCAGCTCGCCGCCCTCGGCCTGGGTCTGCAGATCGAGCCGCTCCGCGGCAACATCGACACCCGGCTCGGCAAGGTCGAGTCCGGGGAACTCGACGCGATCGTCATCGCCCGCGCCGGACTGTCGCGCATCGGTCGCACCGACCGGATCACCGAGACGCTCGACCCGGTGCAGATGCTGCCGGCGCCCTCGCAGGGTGCCCTGGCCGTCGAGTGCCGCGCGGACGACACCGAGCTGATCGAGCTGCTGTCCGAACTCGACCACGCGCCCAGCCGGGCGGCGGTGGTCGCGGAACGCTCGCTGCTCGCCGAACTGGAGGCGGGCTGCACCGCCCCCGTCGGCGCGATCGCGGAGGTCGTCGAGTCGCTCGACGACGACGGCCGCGTGATCGAGGAGCTGTCGGTGCGTGGCTGTGCCGCCGCCCTCGACGGGTCGGACGTGCTGCGCGCGAGCGCGGTGGGTGCTCCCGAGCAGGCCGAGGAACTCGGCCGCAGGGTCGCCCGCGAGTTGCTCGATCTCGGCGCGCGCGAACTCATGGTGTCCCACGGCGTGGTCCTCGAGCAGGAACCGGCCGATGACTGA
- a CDS encoding 30S ribosomal protein bS22: MGSVIKKRRKRMSKKKHRKLLRRTRVQRRKLGK; encoded by the coding sequence ATGGGATCTGTGATCAAGAAGCGCCGCAAGCGCATGTCGAAGAAGAAGCACCGCAAGCTGCTCCGCCGCACCCGCGTGCAGCGTCGTAAACTCGGCAAGTGA
- a CDS encoding lysophospholipid acyltransferase family protein, with product MTEVAKVIPLHGGSRRPGRGAPGRMPHPSMGPPPTPEQLSRTERFVEDLRSTLIEQVTGTAEFVRRRLTGDYEVDDFGFDPHFNEHVVMPILRPLFDKWFRVEVRGVENIPVEGRALVVANHAGTLPVDALMTSVAVHDYADRPLRMLAADLAFGLPVVGTVARKAGHTLACHPDAEGLLTQDQVVAVFPEGYKGLGKPFRERYKLQRFGRGGFVSAALRTGAPIVPCSIVGSEEIYPNIADLTSLARLLGLPYFPVTPLFPAFGPLGLVPLPSKWYIEFGTPIPTDVYDEAAAEDPMVLFEVTDHVRETIQQTLYKLLTRRRNVFLG from the coding sequence ATGACGGAGGTCGCCAAGGTCATCCCGTTGCACGGCGGCAGCCGCCGGCCGGGCCGCGGGGCACCAGGGCGGATGCCGCACCCGTCCATGGGACCCCCACCCACCCCGGAGCAGCTCAGCCGCACCGAGCGGTTCGTCGAGGACCTCCGCAGCACCCTGATCGAGCAGGTCACCGGCACCGCCGAGTTCGTGCGGCGCCGCCTGACCGGCGACTACGAGGTCGACGACTTCGGCTTCGATCCCCACTTCAACGAACACGTCGTGATGCCGATCCTGCGGCCGCTGTTCGACAAGTGGTTCCGCGTCGAGGTTCGCGGCGTCGAGAACATCCCGGTCGAGGGGCGGGCGCTCGTCGTCGCCAACCACGCCGGGACGTTGCCCGTCGACGCGCTGATGACCTCCGTGGCCGTGCACGACTACGCGGACCGGCCGCTGCGCATGCTCGCCGCCGACCTCGCGTTCGGTCTGCCGGTGGTCGGCACCGTCGCCCGCAAGGCCGGTCACACCCTCGCGTGCCATCCCGACGCCGAGGGCCTGCTCACCCAGGACCAGGTGGTCGCGGTGTTCCCCGAGGGCTACAAGGGCCTGGGCAAACCCTTCCGGGAGCGTTACAAGCTGCAGCGGTTCGGGCGTGGCGGCTTCGTGTCGGCGGCGCTGCGGACGGGCGCGCCGATCGTGCCGTGCTCGATCGTCGGGTCCGAGGAGATCTACCCGAACATCGCCGACCTCACCTCGCTGGCGCGTCTGCTGGGGTTGCCCTATTTCCCGGTGACGCCGCTGTTCCCCGCGTTCGGCCCGCTCGGTCTCGTGCCGCTGCCGTCGAAGTGGTACATCGAGTTCGGCACCCCGATCCCCACCGACGTCTACGACGAGGCGGCGGCGGAGGATCCGATGGTGCTGTTCGAGGTCACCGACCACGTGCGCGAGACGATCCAGCAGACCCTCTACAAACTGCTCACGCGCCGCCGCAACGTCTTCCTCGGCTAG
- the proC gene encoding pyrroline-5-carboxylate reductase, which produces MTRIAVIGGGKIGEALVSGLLENGFATKDLVVAEKFDERREELAREYAIRVTDSTPDAVEGADVIVVAVKPNDVDAVVTALAAAAGDSADEQIIVSLAAGIPTVRYETKLPAGSPVVRVMPNTPMLVGEGASVMAAGRYVKQQHLDTVREILAAVGTVSVVPESQIDAVTAVSGSGPAYFFLVAEAMIDAGVALGLTRAVATDLVVQTMTGSAAMLAKSGDNAADLRAAVTSPGGTTAAAIRELERGGVRTAFYEALEAAKRRSAQLGAVADQPSAAS; this is translated from the coding sequence ATGACGAGAATCGCAGTGATCGGTGGCGGCAAGATCGGTGAGGCCCTGGTCTCGGGTCTGCTCGAGAACGGCTTCGCCACCAAGGATCTGGTGGTGGCCGAGAAGTTCGACGAGCGCCGCGAGGAACTGGCCCGCGAGTACGCGATCCGGGTCACCGACAGCACCCCCGACGCCGTGGAGGGCGCCGACGTCATCGTCGTCGCCGTCAAGCCGAACGACGTGGACGCGGTGGTGACCGCCCTGGCCGCAGCGGCCGGTGACAGCGCCGACGAGCAGATCATCGTCTCCCTCGCCGCCGGCATCCCCACCGTGCGGTACGAGACCAAGCTGCCCGCGGGATCCCCCGTCGTGCGCGTCATGCCCAACACCCCGATGCTGGTCGGGGAGGGCGCGAGTGTGATGGCGGCCGGCCGCTACGTCAAGCAGCAGCACCTCGACACGGTGCGGGAGATCCTCGCGGCCGTGGGCACCGTCTCGGTGGTCCCCGAGTCCCAGATCGACGCGGTCACCGCCGTCTCCGGCTCCGGACCGGCCTACTTCTTCCTCGTGGCCGAGGCCATGATCGACGCCGGTGTCGCGCTCGGCCTCACCCGGGCCGTCGCCACCGACCTGGTCGTGCAGACCATGACCGGCTCCGCGGCGATGCTCGCGAAGTCCGGCGACAACGCCGCGGACCTGCGGGCCGCGGTCACCTCGCCCGGCGGTACCACCGCGGCGGCGATCCGGGAGCTCGAGCGCGGCGGTGTGCGGACGGCCTTCTACGAGGCGCTCGAGGCCGCCAAGCGTCGCTCGGCGCAGCTCGGTGCCGTCGCGGACCAACCTTCCGCAGCTTCCTGA
- a CDS encoding NAD-dependent epimerase/dehydratase family protein: MSVGSQGNEADRPRVVLVTGASRFLGGFLVTRLAQNPDIERVIGVDTQSPSKDMLRRMGRAEFVLADIRNPLIGKIIRNMGVDTVVHASTLTKAPKSGSRTAMKDMNVLGAMQLFAVCQKASTVRRIVLRSSSVVYGSSAKDPAKFTEEMSARRRPTGAFARDMIEVEGYLRGVARRRSDIATTILRLAPTVGNRLPGSVSSYLTSPLVPNVLGRDARLQLLHEEDALGALEHAVIAGPPGTYNIAGDGIVTMTQAVRRAGGITVPMPYMMFRTLGHTLMGSLMSSFTKEELDYFHFGCGLDTTRMRREFGFEPRWTTREALDDFARGLALTRIVRTEWVDKAESLALSVLGDTREAR; encoded by the coding sequence GTGTCAGTGGGTTCGCAGGGAAACGAGGCCGACCGGCCGCGGGTCGTGCTGGTCACCGGCGCGAGCAGGTTTCTCGGCGGTTTCCTCGTCACCCGGCTCGCCCAGAATCCCGACATCGAGCGTGTCATCGGGGTCGACACCCAGTCCCCGAGCAAGGACATGCTGCGCCGGATGGGCCGCGCCGAGTTCGTCCTCGCCGACATCCGCAACCCGCTGATCGGCAAGATCATCCGCAACATGGGTGTCGACACGGTCGTCCACGCCTCCACGCTCACGAAGGCCCCGAAGTCCGGCAGCCGCACCGCCATGAAGGACATGAACGTCCTCGGCGCGATGCAGCTGTTCGCGGTGTGCCAGAAGGCGTCCACCGTGCGCCGCATCGTGCTGCGGTCCTCCTCGGTGGTCTACGGCTCGAGCGCGAAGGACCCGGCGAAGTTCACCGAGGAGATGAGCGCGCGGCGCCGGCCCACCGGCGCGTTCGCCCGCGACATGATCGAGGTCGAGGGCTATCTGCGCGGCGTCGCCCGCCGCCGCAGCGACATCGCGACGACGATCCTGCGGCTGGCGCCCACCGTCGGCAACCGGCTGCCCGGCTCGGTGTCGAGCTATCTCACCTCGCCGCTCGTCCCCAACGTGCTGGGCCGCGACGCGCGTCTGCAGCTGCTCCACGAGGAGGACGCCCTCGGCGCCCTCGAGCACGCCGTGATCGCCGGTCCGCCCGGCACCTACAACATCGCCGGTGACGGCATCGTCACGATGACCCAGGCCGTCCGCCGGGCGGGCGGGATCACCGTCCCCATGCCCTACATGATGTTCCGCACCCTGGGACACACACTGATGGGCTCGCTGATGAGTTCCTTCACCAAGGAGGAGCTCGACTACTTCCATTTCGGATGCGGACTCGACACCACGCGGATGCGCAGGGAGTTCGGATTCGAACCACGCTGGACCACGAGAGAAGCGCTCGACGACTTCGCGCGCGGACTCGCCCTCACACGCATCGTCAGGACCGAATGGGTGGACAAGGCCGAGTCGTTGGCGCTCTCCGTACTCGGAGACACGAGGGAGGCGCGATGA
- a CDS encoding helix-turn-helix domain-containing protein yields MVSENTPSKGQPQDGQSVLAGTQFLTVAEVAALMRVSKMTVYRLVHSGELPAVRVGRSFRVHAKAVHDYLETSYFDVG; encoded by the coding sequence ATGGTTTCAGAAAACACGCCGTCCAAGGGGCAACCCCAAGACGGACAGTCGGTTCTCGCCGGTACCCAGTTCCTGACGGTCGCCGAAGTGGCGGCACTCATGCGGGTATCGAAGATGACCGTGTACAGGCTGGTGCACAGCGGTGAACTGCCGGCGGTGCGCGTGGGACGGTCGTTCCGCGTGCACGCGAAGGCCGTCCACGACTACCTGGAGACCTCGTACTTCGACGTCGGGTAG